aagtattttaggaaaaatccatatcgtggtttAATTTGTTTGTAATTCTTTAATGTCAAATTTCTGTCTGTATATGTGACCCTTAGAATTTTAAAGTATTtacaaatacattttattatttcatGGAGGAACAGTGCTCCCACCTCCCCTCTGCCACCCTTGCCAGTGATTGATGGTTATTATCTACACTTGTAGATACATGGTGGACGTCAGTCACCAGTGAGGGAAGGAAGTGGTGGAGGAAGTGCTTTTGTGTGAGAGTTGTGCAGAGGGAAAGGGTTTCTTGCAAAAAGTCTTGTTAAACCTTGTTAACCTGTTAGTgataaaagtagaaggaaatcacagctccaaaaaatgtgaaggagttaaaatgtttaaaaatctttattccaaggcatgttaaaaaacaacaaccatgttaaaTGGTTAGTGAATTGACTATGGAGTATTGAGTATTGAGTAGGTAGACAGTAAAAGAGCAGAGCAGGAGTCCCAaggaatgtaacaaagcctaTCTAGAGACAGATAGGACCAGGCCTTACTCTTGCAAGGAACTGACCCTAGTGTACCAGCTTTGCCCTGGCCTGAGGTACATTTCTTACGAGGGCTTGGAGAATACCACTAGCCTCACTTCTTCTAATCTACAGTGAGAGGGTAACATTTTATCAAGGAACTCTTAGCAATCAAAAACCTTGGTGAACCTCTTGTTGGGTTTTGGACTTTTTCAACCACCAGTAGTCATTACATCAGAAATTCTAAACATCTCAGGAACTAGCTCAAAATACCTACTGACTTTTCACAGGTTAACTCCGGACAAACCACACCACCTGTTACTGTTTCATCCAAGTTGGTAAAACTGTGtctccatgtacagtacagtggtaccttggtttaagagtaacttggcttaagagtaacttggtttaagagctcacagtttttcaaaattgtgacttggtttaagagtattgttttggtttaagagctccctgtaatgggtgggagcgcaagtgggagAGGGGCTTGGTCTGCATAGTGAGGTCTATAGCCCTGTACTctgtcccaggaagtctccctcacctttcaaatcatggcagatcaacCTTAGTTTGGGTCTTAcatcaggggaaaggactgtgcaggtaatctcttcatagctgtaacccctctctccccagagagtgctgctatactgtgcccacatctgccctgctcattccttcatgctccctgcagtctctgtcagtcctgattggtccatgctgaacacagtccccttccccattgctgtcatgtgaccacacagacctcagacagacacagacagcagccctgcttctctattctagcctgttatactacaatactgcattatggggatctgcagttccatcctgtatctacaaactgcggctgtgttatcagggttatgcacttatacattatacttcacatgctgattgcaaTACTGTaccgtaacttataatatcacatattctgctgtttataaatgtttgtttcatttgttttacatgttaatcagaatataaaatcattatttttttgggtatggaaccaattctctgcatttcaatgatttcttatgggaaaatttgctttggtttaagattgaatttggattacaagcgtggtttcggaacgaattatgctcttaatccaaggcaccactgtatatggatgATCCATCACCGTTGAACTGCTTCACTGGGTTTGTCTTGTTTCTTCTGCAGTTATTCATCATCATTGACATGGTActgtattttggtgttttttgagAAAACTTACTAAGCAGTTAATCTCACCTGTGGACTATTACCAATGCTGTTGTGCACCTGAGGAATGCCCTGAAGGCCACAGACTTAGTGTAAGGCACTAccggtcttagttgcccctatgaAACAACACCTTTATCCTCACAGTGGCATGCAGCACTTATAAAGCATTCAACTAGAATTACAGGAACCTAACAATACACATCAGTGAGCTTCCTTGGCTCAACCTTCAGACTCCACTGATAATAGTCTGAAATCCTGTGCTAAATTCTTTATAGAAGATGCTATGCTCTCTTTGACCTGTGTTCCTTCTTCCAGAACTTTACTAACAGATCATTATATTGGATAGTAGAGAAATCATACAGCCTGGAATCAAGAAGATTTGCTAGTTTAAAGGCATCTTTATATACTGTGCATTTGGTAAGCCAACGTGCAAATTACTGCCAAATAATATTGCTTGTTTAAatataaaaggagaagtcccatgaaattcaAAAAAGGTAGGAAGGCAGGGGGGgtacaggaaaataataaacccaGCTAAGCGATTaattgctcgctcagccaatcagtgacttggggCAGGACACTACCTGTAaggcctggagtagtggatccactggaccgtcactagcgatggcactaacctcaccagggagcggagtctaaggggccgctggtttttaccagagcccaccgcaaggcgggatggacttgctgcggcaggcgacccccaggtcgctacccctggcttggttgctagtgacggcaggcgaggcgtggcaggagcagtaggcaggagatggtgctggcagaggtctgtaggcgtaaccgcaggtgacaggctgaacacaggagcaatagtgtaacagaggagcaggaaccaggaacaaggactagggaccaggtagcggacaggaatcaggaacaaggactgggagctgggccaaacgctatgggaagcatgtagaggctccaacacctggaagaggGCAGGgatggaacttataggggagtgattaacatacaggccaattaggagcgcactgcccctttaagtctgagacagctggcgcgcgcgcgtgcgccctaggaggcgggaacACGCGCCGACACAGCGACAGACAGGAgcacggtgaggtgaggcgccccctggggccaaagcaacagcagcgccgggtccctgcctagggACACTAGCTGCTGCagatgcaggagagagggtgcggcggcggtccggagcacgggacgccgccgtggccctaacactaccgaagtcactgactgactgattgGGCAATCACTTAGCCAggccatgacgttgcagctggattTCAGACAAAAATTACATCTAATAGCTGTTGGCAGGACCTGGGAGCGATGCTACGGAGGCAGGGGGgcgggtaagtttactttgtttattatttttccccAAACCCCACCACCTTCCTACCTTTTTTTccattggacttctcctttagtacTAGCACTATACTAATATTGGCTGGGATGGTGGTGGCCCTGTCAGATGGTAACCCAAGTAACATTACAGTCACATTATAAAGGCAAATGGTAAAATAGTATagagtgtgtataatgtatgtagtttgtgatatatgtgtacagtgtgtgtatagtaCATGTTGTGTGTAGTGCATGCTCCTATAGTGGATTCTTACATGTCAAGTGGCACACAAAAGGCCGTAGCCAGCATCAGAACAAAGCACAATGCCACCTGGAGAAAAAGGGGGCCTGGATAGGAGCTGTATATAACCAgtggggtctggtctgtggtcttaTTTTACTTGTCCTGTTCTGGGCTATGAATTAATTTTAGGATCCCATGTCAGGTTTCAGTTATATTCGGGGTTGGGTCCGACAATTTTGGGGACAACCTGGGGTCTGAAGAATGTTGGGTTCTTTTCTGAGGTCTGTTTTGTTTAGGATTCTGCAGTCTGAAAATATTATAGAGTCTGAACTTTGTTCTACATTTATTTTAAGGTTTAGATTCATTTTGAGGTATGTTCTGTGGTTTGAAATATCAGTGGTGTCTATTTTTGACCTGGATTGATTAAGATTTGGGATCAGGGTTTGAATTAGGGGGTTTGGCTCCAAGTTAGTTGAAaggtctctcctgttgcttgaaTTAATTTAGGGGTCACAACTGGGGATTAAAATTATTACAGTGTTTTAGGGTCTGAATTTATTTTAGCTTCTAGTCTaagatctatataatttttttggtcTGGGATCATAATTAATTTTGATGTGTGGTCTGGGGTCTAAAGTTTGATAATTTAGTCCACCCATCAGCATTATTACCTAGGGGGGTACTCCGGCAAGGGCCTTTTTATATGTGCTCAgggatgttttttgttttaaattaatAAAGGACACTCAGCTCCCTGACCGATTCTGAGACCTGTTGTTGTGACGTTgcaggcctgcccagccaatcaacaGCTGCCAAGGTGTCCTTTTTctgttgctgattggctgagaggacctGCAATGTCATGTCAACAGGTAAGGGAAGTGTCCAAACAGCAGAATGGTGTGTCAAGATGGCgctgcaggagccagggaggtaagtacccCCTTAAGTTAACCACCCTGATAATAAATTAGACTAAACTATTTTAAAACTGGTCATAGCTTGcagcatataagaaaaaaaaacaggctttgatttaacatacatacataaaaaaaaagactttctCTACCTAAAGTTTCAAGTGTAGCCACTGTTTAGCTACTTATCCATTCCAACTTATACCACTTCTCTCTGCTTTAACCATTTTTATTCCCAAAGCATTGCATTATGTTAGTAATTGCTACTTTAGGCAGAAGAACTAAATTTGTTAGTTTCTGCAATTCCCCTCTCTTGCATAAACTGTTAACACAGCAATATGAGAGAATAGCCTGGTACCCACCAATGCGATTATTTCACTCAAAGCCTTTACAGCAATCTGAGAATCCCATTAAACTGTTTGACGGCGGCTCCTGACTCTTGACGGAAAAATCCTCTGAAGTATTTTCCTGTTTGTCTTGTAGATGACTTACCATTAAACCTCATTAGTCAGGACTACTGCCCTTTATTATACACTTAGGATACATTTAAAAGGTTTGGGTTAGCAAAAAATGGAGGCATGGTTTGAAGTAAGATGCTTGTATGTCAAGTGGAGGAAATTAAAAAAGATACTAGGACATAGCATGACATATTTCACAATCACTTAACCCGTTGTAGAATTTGCTAACATAAAATATTTATACTTGAGAAGTTCAGTATGAGTTTTACGTATGGTcttatgcaagaaaaaaaaaattgccttatGGTTTCTGTCTCCACTACACAGCTGATCTGTTTTTTACCCATCCACTGCTTATTCCAGATGGAGAGTGTTGACTTTATAGCTAATGAGAAGGAGAGGAATTGCAGACAAGGTTTAATCCTTTGTGCCAAAAAATGTAGGCTATAAATCAAAGCCAAACCACTGCATTCACAGTAATGAAAACAAAATGCAAACCATTTGATAATGCTCAGCagcttttttttctattagaGACATTCAATCATACACCCTTTCAGGGTAGATTCCTATCTTTGTTCCTTTCAGGTGTTATGCTTAACAAGGACCAATACACAGACAATACAAAGCTGATTTTTTTCTAGCAGAACTTTTATGACATTAGTACCTGTTACCTGAGATTCCCCAAAGGATTGCAGGTGTCTTAACTCAATTATCATGGTGCATAAAAGGAAATAAAGAATTCATCAATACTTTCACTAGAAAACTAGCTTTAAAAAAGTCTTGAATTTTGTGCAAAGCACGGGAAAGTCACAGTTTTTCACAAATATGTGTTGGCTTTGATaaattgataaattcccccccaaaATCTATTTTATCTAAAGCCAAAGCTTGTGGAATTTAGGTCTGATATAGTTTTAAAGCACTGTGATCCTATTATATTGATTATATGATTGTTGCATTTCCATATGTATTTGCTGGCAAGTGTATGTGAAAGTTTAAAGTTGTGAACAAGAGAAACAGATCTCTATAGTGtgacttgatatatatatatatctatatatatatatatatatatatatgtaaaaatatgAGAAGTAAAGTGACTTACTGTAAAAGATGTACTCGGTATAACTGCTCCAGATTTTGTCATCCCTGTATTGGTTTACAAAAGCTGCTGTTCCAGTAGAATTGCAGGCTACCATGTGAAACCCAGCTTCGGAAAGCCTGTCAAAAGCTTGCTCCAAGTAAGTGAATTTTAGGTAGAACCTGGAAGTGTACTTTTCTGGGGGGCGATCAGGGTCTCTACTCTCATTCAAAGTTTCTCCGAAAACTTCTTTAGCTAGAGCTATTCTGCCACATACCATAATCCTGGCCACTCTTCTGAACTTGGCATCAGCCTGGTTATCTCTGACCATGGTATAGGAGCCTCTGTAGCCTATAGTGATAAAACCAGATTTTTTGTCTAAAGCTGCAGTTCTGATCAGATCACTGCTTTGTGAGTTCTCTTCCAGGTCACTCTGACAGCCTTCATCATTCAAAGAGCTCTGTTTTGTTACTTTAGGAGTCAGTAGCTTCACCAGGTCGCTGAGCTGGAAATATTCAGCCTCTCTTAAAAGCCTTTCCTTTTCTGGGAAGTGATCTGGGAGTGAGAGCTGCTTGTCCCTTAAGTAGTCAAGTACATACCTGAAAAGGAAGCCATCTCTGTCTATAAAGAATCGAGACCTGTTATCTCTGGGAAGCTCCTTGACATTGTTCCTAGAAAACATGCTGTACAGAGTGCTGTCCGGAACGCTGGTAAGTGTAGAATACTTTGTAACATAAACTTGGCCGCCTACGTTCAGCTCTACCACATCCGGAAAGGGATAAGACATTTCGCTGATAGGGAGGATTGTATCTTTCAGAGCCATATCTCCACATCAACATGCAGAAAGTGATGGATTTCAGAATACAGTGTCCAGAGCAAAAGCTTTGAGTTAAATCCAGACCCAGTACACTCAGCCAAGGCTCAGAGACTTCTAATCAGTAGCACACAGAGAAgctttcagcaccatggacagtagcACATGATAGTCTATGGAGCCCCCACGGCAGAGCAATGATCAGCACCAAGGACAGCTGCCTGTAATAGTCCATGCAGCTCCAGAACAGAGCAGTGATCAGCACCAAGGACAGCAGCACATAATAGTGTATTCAGCCTCGCAGCAGAGTAACGATCAGCACCACTGACAGCAGCACATAATACACTGCACTGAGAGCTTCTAGGGAACTGAGCTTACGTCACTTCAACTGCAGGCTGGGCTTCAGGAAACTTTTCCCACATCTGTCTTTTAAAGGAGCATGCATCTTTTTACATGCATTGGAATTCTGTCAAATTTAAACCCATATacagatgataaaaaaaacactatgcaTGGAGAGCATAATACTTTATGTAGTACAGTAACCCCTTACATTTACACATGTTTTGCCTTGCTGTCTTCAGTTCCTTTATTTAATTTATAACACACTCTGTACCCTCTTACTCCCCCCAATAAGCAATCTTGCTTTAGTTAGTACAGTCAGGATTATGCAGGATACCAAGGGAATTAATGtattaaaaataattatattaaattGGAAAGCTATTATAATCACTCAATCAATTCATACCATATTTGCAGGATGAGATATGAGATAGTGAAAGGTTAAAGGGGTCTTCCGGAGAGAAGGGTCCTTTTCCCACCTTACCAAAAGGAATGTGGAGACAATGTACTTTGAATGGCCTTGACATCAGCTGTAGAACCAAACCTGTATAATTCAGGGGTTCTGCAGTCTTCTCATATAGAGAAAGCCAGGATCATATGGAAAACTGTGTAGTGAGAACAAAATGCATTGTCTTTTATTATCTTACATGAATGGGTGTTTTTTTAATATAGCATATGTATGACTATTTTacaaggtgtatatatatatatatatatatatatatatatatatatatatatatagcagggcCCTGCCTCGGCTGCTGAATGACTAAGAGAGCTTGAAACATCACTTCTCAAGCCACATAATATGGCCAGAGACTGGAGACCGGAGCAATGTGATGTAGGACTCAGTGTTCGaattggggaggtaagtggacaccATTGTTTTCATCCACTCCCAAGCCGTAGTGAAAAAAGCCCTCTCCTGTCCGGGGTACCCATTTAAGTGTGACCCAGCAAAGCATCTTTAAAGGAACCATACCATAAAGTGGAGGCAGGGTTTTTGGAAGATTATTGGGCCAGAGTCAgactgtttttaaccccttagggaccaagcctgtttgggccttaatgaccaggctcatttttttaaatctgacctctcactttatgcgcttatagctcagtgatgctttaacatatgctagcgattctgagattgtttttttgtaacgtatggtactttatgttagtggcaaaatttggtcactgtcttgtgtgttttttgtgaaaaacatcaaaatataatgaaaaatttgaaaattttgcactttacgaactttgaaattctttgcttcaaaaaaaaaaaaaaaaggcacatgacaaaaattagttagtaagtcacattatcgatATGTCctatttattctggcttcatttcgtaaacatatttcccttttttagggtgttacggggcttagaaatgtatcagcaaattatcaaattttcatgaaatttccaaaactgattttttttagggaccagttctttttttaagttgatttaggaggcttttatactggaaacccccataagtgaccccattttggaaactagacaccttaaagaattaatctaggggtataatgagcattttaaccctacaggggctggaggaaagtattcacaattaggccagaaaaaaatggataatagaaattttccaataatatattggttaaagtgtaactgtcatgttttttgttattgcagaaatcagtagtataagcgattttaagaaactctgtaataggtttcatcagccaaaaaagcctccttctgtactcaagaagcaatctcccagcctccccccctgacttcttatctgtgcattatcaggcaaacacgtcttcattacagagaagccagtgaagacgggctctgctctctccattgtaagcctatgaaggggggaggggctgagggagatgagggagcaggaagaggtgacatgaaggtcagctgtttgtaaactctctgggcacctaagacgctggattcaggtgtcagaaaggtcagtgcttatctatgaacttactgagagaagattgcagggtgttgtgctttgcagaaatcctccgtgctcagtcactcctaacagcccctcccctctccatagccacataatggagacagaaatcctgcttcatttgatgtgaggggggaggctgggagattgctttttcactacagaaggaaactcttttagtacataaaacctattacacagtttcttaatatcgcttgtactgttgatatttaatgttttcagaaaaatgaccctgaaatgacagttacgctttaagattaaagtatctcattatcataataaacatgagagaaaatgcaccccatattttgtaacgcaggttctcctgagtacaatggtaaatttgatcactgtcttgtgtgttttttgtgaaaaacatcaaaatataatgaaaaattagaaaattctgcactttacgaactttgaaattctttgcttctaaaaaaaaaaaggcacatgacaaaaattagttagtaagtcacattatcaatatgtcctctttattctggcttcatttcgtaaacatatttcacttttttagggtgttacggggcttagaaatgtatcagcaaattatcaaattttcatgaaatttcccaaactgatttttttagggaccagttctttttttaagttgatttaggaggcttgtatactggaaacatccataagtgaccccattttggaaactagacaccttaaagaattaatctaggggtataatgagcattttaaccctacaggggctggaggaaagtattcacaattaggccggaaaaaaatggaaaatagaaattttccaataatatatttgttaagattaaagtatctcattttcataataaacatgagagaaaatacaccccaaattttgtaacgcaggttctcctgagtagaacgataccccatatgtgggcgtaaaccactgtatgggcacacagcaggcctcaaaaggatgggagcgcctattagcatttccagttcagattttgctgaagaagttcctgagtgccaggtgcgtttgcagagctcctgtagtgtcagcagaatagaaccccccccccaaaagtcaccccattttggaatgtacacccatcaaagaatacatcttggggtgtaatgaccattttgaccccacaggtattagaggaaagtattcaaaagaagacagtaaaaatgaaaaaatagaatttttccaataatatgtttgtttagtttgaaatttctcattttcacgaggaacaggggcgaaaactcaccccaatatatataacgcaggttctcctgagtagaacgatactccatatgtgggcataaaccactgtgtgggcacacagcggggctaagaagggaaggagcgccaattagcatttccagttcagattttgctgaagaagtttctgagcgccaggtgcatttgcagtgcccctgtagtgtcagcagaatagaacccccccaacagtcaccccattttggaatgtacacccctcaaagaattcatcttggggtttggtgaccattttgaccccacaggtattagatgaaggtattcaaaagaagacagtaaaaatgaaaaaataaattttttccaataacatatttgtttagtttgaaatttctcaatttcatgaagaacaggggagaaaactcaccccaatatatgtaacgcaggtactcttgagtagaacagtaccccatacgtgggcataaaccactgtgtgggcacacagcaggactcagaaggaagggagcgccaattagcattttcagtgcatgatttttctgaagaagtttctgagcaccaggtgcgtttgcagtgcccctgtaatgtctacagaatagaacccccccaaaagtcaccccattttggaaagtacacccctcaaggaattcatcttggggtgtggtgagcattttgaccccacaggtattggaggaaaatattcaaaactagaccgtaaaaatgaaaaaaattgaattttttcaataacatgtttgtttagtttgaaatttctcaatttcactaggaacaggggagaaaaagcaccccaaaatttgtaactgaggttctcctgagtacaatggtaccccatatgtgggcataaaccactgtatgggcacacagcagggctcagaagagaaggagtgtcattttagttacaggcaatatgtgggtgtttacagGTTATCTgtggtggtaatagacaatctcagggtgtttactggctatctgaggtggcaacaggcaatctggtggggttatgggcaatctggggtggttacgagcagtctgtgccaatctggggtggttacggtcaatctggggtggtcacaggcaatctggggtggttatgggcaatgtagggtgtttactggctgtatggggtggttttgggcaatcttggggtgtttactggctatctaggggtggttactggctatctggggtggtgataggcaatctgggggtgttcactggctatctggggtggtgatgggcaatctggtggtgttcactgactatctggggttgcaacaagcaatctggggtgttgacgggcaatctggggtggtgacgggcattctggggtggttgtGAGCAATCCAGGGTGGTTGcaagcaatctgtggtggttacaggcaatttggggtagttacaggcagtctgtggcaatctggggaggttacgggctgtctggaatggttatgggctatcagggggggatacgggcaatctggggagattacgggcgatctggggagattacgggcaatctggggtagtgacaggcaatctggggtggtgatgggcaatctggggtggttatgggctgtctgggatggttatgggttgtctgggatggttatgagctgtctgggatggttatgggctatctggggtgtatacgggcaatctggggtggatacggacaatctggggagattacaggcaatctagggtggttacaggcaatctggggtggttacgggcaatctggggtggtgacgggcaatctggggtgttcacgggtaatctggggtggttacaggtaatctagggtggttacaagtaatccagggtggttacgggtaatccagggcacttgactttggtgacaggcgtaaaaaagtgccggcaccatttggaacaagcgatcagtggtatatagtatataccgctgatcacttgtactgggaccacaccgggtggtcaccgatcattgccccatgctctccgccacctccggtggtggagagaatgaagctttgataatttttaggaatccatcactgtgaacagagtctgttcacagtgatggtggcggccatcttggatcagatggccgcccagggaggggagggtcagtggccaggtcactagggttaattctggggacaggggggggacatgttctcatctcctctcactgtggattcacggtgagaagagatgaaagtgttcagctgcactggcaatgtctgttaccggtggccgccggtatactgataataacggcgatcgccggtgaggggacttgccgggactaaccccacactctgccccaacccctcagctacctctgatagctgagaggagggggctgtgggcattaccggcgccggtgcactattctgcaccatcgccataaagagctgatggcagcagaatagagcccattagtgatcgccgtaaaaatccgtatcggcggtcactaataacataatacatgtattctctgggtcgctacggttacggcgataccacatttgtatagttttttttaactattaccgctttggcgcaatagaaaccatcttcctagcaaaaacccacaaaaactgtggcCGCAtttcaagatccatagcgttctcatcttttgtgcgacagagctgattttggtcttattttttgcgggaag
Above is a window of Dendropsophus ebraccatus isolate aDenEbr1 chromosome 7, aDenEbr1.pat, whole genome shotgun sequence DNA encoding:
- the KCTD8 gene encoding BTB/POZ domain-containing protein KCTD8; translated protein: MALKDTILPISEMSYPFPDVVELNVGGQVYVTKYSTLTSVPDSTLYSMFSRNNVKELPRDNRSRFFIDRDGFLFRYVLDYLRDKQLSLPDHFPEKERLLREAEYFQLSDLVKLLTPKVTKQSSLNDEGCQSDLEENSQSSDLIRTAALDKKSGFITIGYRGSYTMVRDNQADAKFRRVARIMVCGRIALAKEVFGETLNESRDPDRPPEKYTSRFYLKFTYLEQAFDRLSEAGFHMVACNSTGTAAFVNQYRDDKIWSSYTEYIFYRSPQKLVSPKPDCEEVKCEKVLDKGSESGTSCNELSSSSCDSQSEASTPQENTSVLQQSSSHQPSTLTLDRPSKKNQVQWVPPPDKRRNSELFQSLMSKSRDNNLSKRKVCEKPSIEEEMKKCIQEFKKIKIPDYFPEKKRPWQMELLEKYDL